Sequence from the Fibrobacter sp. genome:
GAATAACAGGCTGTATTCCACAACAAACTGGCCGTATTCACCGTGGCGACCGAAATGGCTGCCGATCCATGCGGATGCGGTAGGCGCGTATCCGCTGGACCCGTCGACGTCATTCACGATGTTCTGCTGATCCAGTTCGTCGCGCATGTCGTCGTAATCACCGCCGCCCTGGTAAAGCTGGATGCCACCGGCGGCGCCGACAATCAAGAAGGGGCCGGCATTGAAATCCAGTCCTGCCAGAATGCGTTCCTGCAGATTCCAGAATCCGTAATCGTCCTTGCCTTCCTCGGTCTTGAGCCAATTGGAGTAATCGGATTTTTCACGGGAAGATTCGCAATTGCTGTCGGTGCAAGCAAAGTTTAGCTTGCCGCCAAATGCACCTGCGGATCCGTTGATAAACAGGGGCGAGGCAAAGCCACCTAGACGATAGGTGACAGATAAGTTTCCGCCCCCTGCGTCTACGGATTTTACGTTGTCGGATTTTTGGGTATGCCCCCAGAAACCGCTTGCTGCAAGGTCGATTTGCTGATCGTTATTGCTGGCGTCAGCTCGGTGCTGCAAAGGAGCAGGCATTAGAGTTGCTCCCATGGAATGGGCGGTTGGCTGCAAACAGCCGGTAAGCGCTGCAGATATTCCCAGGAGAGGAATCACGTATTTGATTTTCTTGGACATTCCTTGTCCTCCTAATATGCAGCAGAAAACTCCCATAATCTTGACTGCATACTAAAGTTAAATTATCCTGATATTTTTTACAATGTCTATTCAAGCATTATGTCATGAATAATGCACCGTTCATCGGGTTTTTGACCTTGTATGGATAAACGGCTTGTAAGCATTGCATTTCCTTGAATGAAGTTGGGGCTGACAATGTCGGCAATAGGAATCGTCTTGCTAAGGAAGTTTCCCTTTGCGGTTCCGTTTCTCAACAGGGCGATTCCTCTGCTATAGCTGCCAAAATAGATGCCCGTGTTTTCACAGGTGCCTGGCCAGAAGGTTACCTTGAGATTCTTGTAGGAACCTGCGTTTGCGAATTCACCAAAGTCTATGAAACCACCGGCTCCGTAGTTGGCAAACTTGATGCTTAAACCTCTTCCCAATGCGTCCGAGTAATTGCTGAAAATCGCAGACTGTGTCCAGGTGACAAAATCGTAGCGGCTGCTTGGATATAGATTGCTTTCCACTTTATTGTACTGTTCTTTAGCGAAAGCCTTCTTGACAAGTCGCGGCTTGGACAAGGTTACGTTGGCTCCGTCGGAATTCATTACAAGTCGGAACCATCGGTAGAATCGCAGCATGTCATCTGTGCTAGGCATGCTCCATTGGATGGTGTGCTTCTTTCCGTCAACAGGTACGTCAATTTCCTTCATCTGGAATTGGCCGGATTCGGACTTTGATTTAAAGAGGAGTAATTCTGCCTTGAACCAGCTGCCCTTGGAATTATTGACGGTAATGTCTATTTCAAAGTCGCTGTTTGCAGGGATTTGCGTTCCGTTATCATAGGTGGCAACCTTGTGCCATCCCGCGGGAACATCAAAAGTGACACTGCTTGTTTTTTCTGTTGCCTTCTTGTTGTAATCGTAGCGGGCATAGGCCAGGTTCCTTGTATTTTTCAGCCCGCTATTTTTGATGACGTCTGGCATGCTGCCTATATCCATGCAGTTCACATTGGGTGCAAAGACTCCGTTAAGGTACTCGTTGCGGAAAGCCTTCGCAGAAGCGTTGTAATCGTAGTGCGAGACTTCGCAAAGAACTCTCCACATGTCTACCTGCATTCCTCGAAGAACAGTTGTGTCTATATGTCCCTTTTCGTCGACAGGCATTTCGATGTGACGGCCACTGATGGACTCGCTATAGCGGGGATGCGTCGGGTCCACGGCGTAAACGGCGTTGGCGGAACTACGTGTTCCCGGGCTGGCGAATGGAAACCCTGAGGCGGATTGAGTAAATGCACAATTATCCTTGATGGAAAGGGCTCCATTGCATTTAAGATCCATGGCGCTAGTGGTGGGAATAAAGGTACTGCTCTTCTGGTATAGGGAATCCTTATCCCAGCTGGTTGAGATGGAAATGTCCGCTGTCATGCCCAGTGCGGAGAAGAGTTCAATCTTCATGTTGTTGGGCATTTCTTCGTAGAAGCCTTCCTTGAGACTTTCGTACAAAGTCTGCGCGAAGGGATAGGTGCTACCTTGTACGAAATCAAAAGGTGTAGAGTTGCTGAGCTGCTCACGAACATCGTCTTTGATTTTCTGGTACATTCTATTGTAGACGAATTCATCCTTGTCGCTATTGGAATTGCTGAGGTAGCTTTCGGCTCGACCCATCACCATGCCAAACTTTGTTGCCTTGCGGTTTAGCTCAAAGTACTTGCGTGAATGGGAGGGCGACTTGCCCTTGAATTGTCCCTGGGAAATCAGGACGGAGGGAAATCCCTTGTACTCGGCAGCTTTTCGATACTCCCCGAACAGGAACCTGCTTTCATCTGTATTAATCACGTACTTGTGAGCGCAACGGGACTGACCGCAGCTGGGATTCACATTGTGCAAAAGAAGACCGCTGGCGCCTGGGGCGTGGATCATGTCTCGGAATGCCTCTGCCGCAGCGGATCCACCTGCAGTTGCCCAAAAGTTGATTGTGTAAAGAAGGCTTTGGGGCATAACGGCTCCCTGGTGTGGGGAATCCATTGAGGCGTAGAGTCGAACCGGCGCATCGGAGGAATTTCTGCTGGTGTCATAAAGATAGGCTCCGTAACGTCCAAGAATTCCTCCTTGACTGATGCCAAGGATGATCATGCCGTCTTCAGATTTGTCCTTGAATTCAAAGAACTTGTTCTTGTTGAAGAATTTTAGCAGCTGCGCAAAGTAGCTTGCGTTCACGTCGAGGGATTGCCTTACGGTGGCATCGAACTGGACCAGAATGGGCGTGTATCCAAGTTCCAGAAGGACGTCTGAAATACCGAATTGAATGACTTCAGACTCGAATTCGTTTAGCGTCCTTACTCCATCGGTGCTTAGGTAAATTCCATCCAGTATAAAGAACGGTCTCTTAACGTCGAATCCCCAAGGTGAGCGGGAACTTTTGGGCGGATCGATGAGACGGGTCCTAATGTGGTTGGTTAACATGGACGGACATCGGAATCCGTTTGCGTCGGTCTTGCCCCTTACCAAGTTCTGACTGGCGCAAAGATATTCGCCGATCTTTGTAAAGTATACGTCGTAGTTGTTTGCAAAAGCCGCTGTCGCCAAAGAAATAAGGCACAGTAATTTTTTTAGCAATTTCATTACTTAACCTCCACAAAAAGATTTTGGTTGACTGTTAATCCGCCTTCTGTTAATCGTATCTGTAATTTTTGAATGCCTGCAGATTCAAACTCGATATCGAGTTTTGTGTTAGGCTCGAGAACCTTCCAGGTTCGGTCTGTAAATATTTCCACAACGGGAAGATTTTTTCTGTTGGTAGAAACAAAATAAGGGTCGTAATGGATTGTGATGATGGAGCCGCTTACAGATGCGGTCGGAAGACTCGCCTGCAGCAGCCTGGAATTCTGAATGCTCGTACTGGAACAGGAACTGTCCCTGCATGCTCTGTAACCATAGTCAACGTTTCCGATAAGAATCGGCATGGCCTGGTTTCCTGTTGCTGCCGCATATGTTTCGGCCTCATAGAAAAGCCCCTTGGGATTTGCGATAACGCTGTCGCGGAGGCGGTTTCGATCCATGAAGTACATGTTTCTAAACCATCTGTCTCTAGACTGTTTGGGCGTTACAGATGTTGCCTTGGCATGACGGATGATCTGCTGATGTTCCTGTTCGCTGACAACGATTTGCTGACTAGTGGAATCTGCGATTCTTCTTCGTTCCTCCTGTGTATAGGCAGGAGACGTTTCCGGTGCGGGTTCATCTAGGAATTTTCCTGGACGTTTGGGATTAGATGGCTGCAAATTGTCGTAGATATACTCGGGGGAGGTTTCAGTTACGGCATCGGTTGCGGCCAGTTCATTATTGCGGTTGCTTGCGCAGCTAAGGGCAATGTCGTCCAGGAACAAGGTCGTGTACTGGTAGGAGGGAACGTCGAAAATCCCGAAGCCAATCTTGTTTACTAGAACGTTCTTGTTGCCGATCAAGTTTGCGATGGATACATTGATGGCTGTTGTCGTATTTGCTTCTACGTTTTGGAACGAGATGGGACTAGTTCCAAAATCTCCGTAGAGCCAAACGCCAAATTTTCCTTTTTGCGTGGAACGAACTTTCAAAGAGAGTGTTCCGCCTTGAATGCTTGTCGGCAGAGTCTGAAAGGATAGAGTTCCTGTCCAGTCGCCTTGAGTCTGCTTCATGCCGGAAAGTCTGATGTAAGGCGGCTGCATACCGTCCATCTCGCCCCAGTTGGCGCTCCATTCCGGCGGTTCCGGGAATGTGTTGCCTGCGGTTTCCATTTTTCCAGATTCGCTGCCGTTCTTATACAGCGAAAGTTCTTGACAATCCTGTGCAAAACTTGAAAGAGACAATACGGTCCCTATCAAGGCTGCGCACCTTGACATCCTATTGTTCATAGGACCTCCAATTAGAATGATGTTGATGTATCAAAAACGCTAACGTTCGTTAGCAAAGTCGCATATAAAAACAGGGACTAAATAAAAATGCACTTCCGCTATTCACGGCAAGTGCATCTAAAAACTTAATCTCTGCGAACAAAGTTATATAAAGGTATTTCCTTTGTAAAGGGATTGAACAGAAATTTGAGAAAATTTTTGAAAGAAAAAAGGATTAGAAGCCTGCAAAAAAGGATGCCTCAGTGGCATCCTTTTTGGATTCTATCGGATGCAGCGCATCCTCCAGAATGACGAATGTCGTTACTTGACGATCAACATAGAATCATCCCAGGCTTCGTGCTTTTCAAAGCCCATGAGGTTAGCAGTGGTTGCTGCCAAGTTGGACAGACCCCAGTTGCCTTCCTTAAGACCAAGCTTGCCGCCGGTAACGTTATCGTACAGGATGCAGGGAACCTTGTTCAAGGTGTGGCTGGTCTTTGCCTTGAAGGAACCATCCTTGTTCACCTTGGGCATGCCGGTCTTCTTGTCGATTTCGTACATTTCGTCGGCGTTACCGTGGTCAGCGGTAATGAGAGCAACACCGCCGGCTGCGTCAATCACCGGGAGGAGACGGGCGAGGCCGATGTCCACAGCTTCGATAGCCATGGTAGCAGCACGGAAGGAACCAGTGTGGCCCACCATGTCGCCGTTGGGGTAGTTGCAGCGCAGCGTCTGGTACTTGCCGCTCTTGATTGCTTCGATCATAGCGTCGGTCACTTCTGCAGCCTTCATCCAGGGGCGCTGTTCGAACGGAACGACGTCGGATTCGATTTCGAGATAAGTTTCGCCGTCGAACTTGCTGGAACGGTTACCATTCCAGAAGTAAGTCACGTGACCGTACTTCTGAGTTTCAGAGCAAGCGAACTGCTTAACGCCAGTTTCTGCGAACCATTCGCCAGAGGTTTCCTTGATTGCCGGAGGAGGAACCAGGAAGCGGTTGGGGAGCTTCAGGTCGCCATCGTACTGGAGCATGCCGGCGTAGCAAACCTTGGGGAAGCGGACGCGGTCAAATTCATTGAAGGATTCTTCTTCGAAGGCGCGGGTGATTTCGATAGCGCGGTCGCCACGGAAGTTGAAGAACACCACGGAGTCGCCGTCGTTGATGGTGCCAACAGGCTGGCCGTTAGCAGCGATTACGAACGGAGGAAGATCCTGGTCGATTGCCTTGGTTTCGCCGCGGAGGGTCTCGATAGCTTCGGTAGCAGAAGCGAACATGCGGCCTTCGCCCAGAACGTGGGTCTTCCAGCCAAGTTCAACCATCTTCCAGTTGGCGTTGTAACGGTCCATGGTGATCTGCATACGGCCACCGCCAGAAGCGATGCAAACGTCGAATTCCGGAGAGCGGAGTTCTGCGAGGAACTGTTCGAACGGGCCGACATAATCGAGAGCGGAGGTTTCAGGAACGTCACGGCCATCCAGGAGGATGTGAACGCGAACGGTCTTTACGGATTCCTTCTTGGCCTGGGCCACCATGGCCTTCAGGTGAGAAATGTTAGAGTGAACGTTACCGTCGGAGAAGAGGCCGATGAAGTGAAGAACGGAGTTCTTTTCACGAACGTTGGCGGAGATTTCCTTCCATGCGTCGCGGCCGAAGATGTCGCCGGAAACGATAGCGTCCTGAACGAGGGCTGCACCCTGGTTGTAAACCTGGCCAGCACCGATAGCGTTATGACCGACTTCGGAGTTACCCATGTCTTCGTTGGTGGGCATACCCACGGCGCGGCCGTGAGCGTTCAGAAGAACGTTGGGGTACTTGGCGAACAAGGCGTCCAGAGTGGGCTTACGAGCAGCGGCAATAGCGTTGCCCTGTTCGTTGGGGTTGAAACCATAACCGTCCATCACGATAGTGACAACGGGACCCTTGATACCAGGGAAGTTGGAAAGCTTCTTAAGCATAGTTTACTCCAGTTATGCCCGGACCTTCCGGGCGTGTTAAATTACGGATTAAAAATAGAAAATTGTATGTATAAAAAAGGCCTCCCGCCTAAGCGAGAAGCCTTTTAAAAGGTTAATTCAGCTAGGAATTACTTGGCCTTGTAGACCTTGAGGACCAGGGTGTAGTCCTTGTTGTTGCCTTCCTGGTAGCTGTCAACACCGAATGCGTAGAAACCTGCACCGGTGGTGGCGTCAAAGGCTGCAGTCTTTGCAACATAGATCTGAGAGCTGTTGGAGATGATGTTTTCGAGGGTGGTACCTTCGATTGCCTTGTAAAGGAAGTCGCTCATGTAGGCGGTACGCTGTTCCACTTCTTCGGGCCAAATGCCAACTTCGTAGAAGCTGTTGGCGAGAATGGGGGAGAACAAGGTTCCGTTACCGCTGGAAATGGTGATTTCGCCACCGGCAGCCTTGGAAACGATAAGGTCGCTAGTCAGGTCAGCACTTGCAACGCCAGTAGCAAAGTTCAGGCCCGGAGCCAGGTTGGTAGAAACGGTTGCGGTGTAGGGAACCATTTCCACTTCTGCCTTGACAACAGGTTCGGTCGGGGTCGGATCAACGGTCTTGCAATAAGAATCCGGACGGCTGAAAGCAATCTGGTCGGAAGAAACGAAATCCTTGGTGCCGTCATTTGCCTTTACGGTTACGACCAGGTTGAAGTCACCACATTCAGTGAAGTTGGGGTCGGTCAGGCTGACGGAAACGCCCATTTCGTTCAGGTTCATGCGGGTGACGTTGCTGGTTTCGAAAGAAGGCGGAATGGTGATTGCAACGTTTGCAGTAGACGGCTTAAGAGAGCCTGCTTCAACACGACCAACCTGGAAGGTGATCTCGGTGAACTTGACGTTATCCAGGTTCTGCTGGGTGGTGGTATCATAAAGATCCAGGGCGACAGAGCCAAGGAACTTCACCATGGAGCCGGCGTCAACCTTGCTCATGTTGGTAAAGATGATGTTTGCGTCCTTCTGGGTCGGGACAACGATTTCACCC
This genomic interval carries:
- the gpmI gene encoding 2,3-bisphosphoglycerate-independent phosphoglycerate mutase, giving the protein MLKKLSNFPGIKGPVVTIVMDGYGFNPNEQGNAIAAARKPTLDALFAKYPNVLLNAHGRAVGMPTNEDMGNSEVGHNAIGAGQVYNQGAALVQDAIVSGDIFGRDAWKEISANVREKNSVLHFIGLFSDGNVHSNISHLKAMVAQAKKESVKTVRVHILLDGRDVPETSALDYVGPFEQFLAELRSPEFDVCIASGGGRMQITMDRYNANWKMVELGWKTHVLGEGRMFASATEAIETLRGETKAIDQDLPPFVIAANGQPVGTINDGDSVVFFNFRGDRAIEITRAFEEESFNEFDRVRFPKVCYAGMLQYDGDLKLPNRFLVPPPAIKETSGEWFAETGVKQFACSETQKYGHVTYFWNGNRSSKFDGETYLEIESDVVPFEQRPWMKAAEVTDAMIEAIKSGKYQTLRCNYPNGDMVGHTGSFRAATMAIEAVDIGLARLLPVIDAAGGVALITADHGNADEMYEIDKKTGMPKVNKDGSFKAKTSHTLNKVPCILYDNVTGGKLGLKEGNWGLSNLAATTANLMGFEKHEAWDDSMLIVK